The Drosophila innubila isolate TH190305 chromosome 2L unlocalized genomic scaffold, UK_Dinn_1.0 4_B_2L, whole genome shotgun sequence genome segment TTGGTGTctctaaaattcaatatttacattttttaatggaCTACGGGGTATCTACAAGTTCATTACTGCCCAAAAAGTatacacaacatttttattgagcTCCATTAAATTTGCAGACGACAAAGTCAACAAGGTTCAAATGACAACGGCGATTAGTTTcaaatctaattaaatatttggcatCTCTATAAAAGTATCTGCAgacataaacatatatatataggtatatagATATGCTTACagtgatatatatatattaactgctgaaaatgaaattgttaaaaaatgcGGCACTCAAAATGTTTGATTGCCTCGGAGATTTGACCACAAGTTGTacgtaaattaaatatgactgtgaaatattttcaatttgtggacACAAAAACTTTCATATTCCACTCTCCCAATCTCTcttgtctatatatataaatatatagagatTGTGACTGGCTTTGCTGTTACCCCATGGGAAATTTGctaacagaaaataaaagtttctgGTCAAGTGAGTGCCAAACTTTTAAGTGACGCacttttctctctccctctctatgtcactctctctctctctctctctctcactctcccctTGTCTTTTAGTTTTCCCTCTGGTTAGTCCTATGAGAGATTACAGGGCGTATGTGCAATTTATTAGGCTTGAGTCGGAGTTTTGATTGCATTACAAATTGTGCTATTGATTAGCTTTTCTTCCTTACTCATTTTCACATTCTtataagtttatcaaaaaagttttcccaaGTGGaagacttttaatttttttgttgtgggTTATATGTGAATGAATGTTGtcgtagtttttattttttattcagcaCATTCAACACAGATCTTTGAGCAAACTCAGCGAACAGATTTCAGTGTGCCATAAACAAATTCGTAATTGCCATGTAATTCCTTGTGTTGACAGGCCTCCGACAAACAGATAAGGCCCATTCACTCAGAGAgccagagaaagagagagggagagacaaagagagagtgaCAGAGATAAGAGACGAAAGATATATGCATATGAGAGTGTATGCTGTGACtgaaattagcataaaacttCGATTTCCATTGCGGCCATCGCAAATGGCAAATAGCAAATGGAAACTGGCAATGGacaaactgacaaactgacaaacTTGGTCAGAATGAGGCGAAAGCACGTATTTGCCAGCCTACAACTGGCAATAGATTGCAAACCATAAGCCCCAATCGGACTTATATgccacatatatatttaaaaaagagaaCACAACGTAAATTGCACAAATAACAATGAATAGACTAGTTTATACCCTCTATTTCTATTCAAATATCTGctggcaaattttaaaaaatttactgaCTACAAACTTACTTTagacagcaaataaaaaagacatatagaaatatgttgaactagaatataatttaatttacctaaaatatattgaaaacttaACCATATATTTGAAACTGAAACTATAGTTCACATACGAAtcgaataattttatttatactagAATATaccatataataatttatttaatttacctaAAACATATTGAAAACTTAACCATATATTTGAAACTGAAACTATAGTTCACTTACAAAtcgaataattttaattatatatttatttatttatcaactaagaatagttgaataagatttaactaaaattatgaaaaatatttttaaattaaaaagttaaatttagatttaaagctgaaataataaaaaaatataaatttcaaagtaCAAAAGTCtggaaaaattattaaaactattaaatggtcgtaaaaaattgcaattaaaattccatttaaaaaatttgataagaaaataaaaaatgtatgtttttaaatttaaattttaaaaaaagataatattaTGGCACATCAAAAAATTGAAGCGGCATCTTATTGAACacattttacagggtataacaatCAGTAAAGTACACAGCTTCACACttgtaaaatatttggttactttttgcattaattagAAATCTATTTGAACTTTTCAATTGGACCAAACTCGAAGCTAAATACTAAATCTATGAGCCTAAAGACTCAACTCTATTGTCTGtcaaaaagtgaaaaactgAAATGGGTTAAGGGACTGAAGAACTGAAGTGAACGGAACTTTTCGTTCATttgactaattaaatttttgggtAAAGTTGTCTGctgaaaattttatgaatatttaaaaagtttagcCAAATGATTTGCCTCATCGTTCAGTTTTAGATACCAGGGCTCGTTGCAAGACAAAAGCCtcttcaaaaattgaaaattcatcAAAAAAGTTGAATCGTTTGCAAAGTGAATCAAATATTCATACATGCACGCAACTTTTTAttagttcttaaaaaaaaaataataaagttgaatTGGCTTATAATCTCGTGTTCTCTCTAATACTCAACTATCTCATcaactttctctctctctcaaaaAAGGCAATTAGTCGTAACTTTTAAGGAAAGAAGAACTTGAATggcttttttgtttgaaaatgtaaaagttAGTGTTGTTAGTTTTGAGCAGTGTTGACTAATGCTCACAGTGTGTGTAATTTATCGATAAGTGCACACAAATTGATTGCCTGTCAAACTGCAAAATTGTTCAACTTCCAAAATGGCCAACAAATATAAGTTAACCGAGTCTGATTTGGAAATTAGCTGGGATCTGGACTTTATAGACAAGCTGCTGAAATGTTACGATATCGAGGTCGAATCAGATACACGGCGTTATCTACTGGATCTGTCCTACAGTGAGCAAACtgaaatctattttaaaaaaagttgaataaatagctatatatatttaaatttagctcTGGCTCGTAATCAGCTCGTTGAGGCGCGTCGTTTTGCCAATTTGAGCAATAAAACCTGCATAGATGTCGAGGATATCAAAATAAGTCAAATGGAAAAAACCGAAGACTTTCAGTTGGGTACATTGCAGTTGACCAAACCGATTGTGCAACATCTAACAACGCCTTCGGTGACAACGAGTCTGTTGTTGCCACCTTGGCGCAATTGTCAGGTGGGCGCCAATGCGGAATTGAAGCAGCTTCTGGTCGAGAGTGATGCAAATAAGTGCACAAATAATGGGGCAACACCCAACAAGTTGCCACGTCTTAGCCAAAGATGCCCCAAGtccaatttctaattaattacaatttatttacaacatAATACAATACAAgtttccaaaatttaaaattccatcTTTTATATGGTTtgattgaaattcatttgcttGGCCATATGCAACTCGGTCTCGTATCTCTTGAGATTATGGCCAAATTGTCGACACACTTTCGTGTGCAACATACACTTCCTGCAAATTGTTTTCGACTGTATCATCTCCAGATCGTTCGGTGCTTCCAAGATGTTCCACGTGTGTACCGCCTTATAGGCTGATACCATTTGGGCATCACTTCCCGTGGGTTTCTCAAAGGGCACCTGATATGGTTGCATCGATGCAAATATATTGCTCACATCCGTGGTTGCATTCTCTGGCtatataatgattttaaaacaacagATTTCTCTCACAATTCGTACATCAACTTACGGAGGATGAACCATTCCACATTTCTTCAAAACTAGGATTCATTTtggcatacaaaaaataatctaTAACTTCAATGTCAAAAATGacttttaacaaatataatttttgacaaataacTCCCAGTTTGCTGCGTTCAATCAAAGAAATTTACGagtaattttcacttttaaaagCAAGGATCAATACTACAATTTTTTGAAGGTCTTATGATATATCGGttgtataattaatatatatttttatgtatttgagaAAATTCCCAAACATAAAATTCGCAGCCTAgatgtaaagaaaaaatttgtttactaaaattaatcaggtttaaatgcagaatgaattcaaaggccaaaccatgatcaaaatgacatttcgcttgaaaatcggttcagttttgccaAGGTTATGAGTGTTTAAAGTGGCTCATACCTTGAATCTAGAAagtttacaagtccaaattctgcctcgatttgacatgattttttacaagaaaatgaaaggtctcagaatcaaatttaatgtgttgttttacactaattatgatataagaagtttattaaaagtgaaaacttgagatttaattttttcaaatttgaaaaattcaaaggggggaccctttgcatCAAAATCAAGATCtagagaaaattatttttttcacaaatttattgaaatttgaatgcaaaatgaatttaaaggccaaatcatgatcaaaatgacattccgcttgaaaatcggtttatattttacaaagttatgagtgtttgaagttggtcaaaccttgGATCCAgcaaggagttgattaaaagtaaaagcttgagatttaaaatttacaattttcaaaattccaaagggttACAGggaaaaaactttgttttaacgaatttgTTAAATGGTTAAAAAGGTTAAGCCATGAACAAAATGTCATTCCGCTTGAATATCGGCttatatttaacaaagttatgagtctttacattttttaagcctttgatttagcaactttatattcattaaaaaatatgtagttacgtatgcatatatttattagaaaaGGAAAACAGATATTAAGAGTTACCTTTCGTAAATCTGCGCCAAAAATAAATCGTTGCAggatttttcaaatttgaatagtTGAAGCTGAGTTTAATTTCTGTTTCATTGCTTTAAAATACAAAGTTAAGAAAGATATAAACAACCGCTCAAGTGTATAAAAAACAGATGTTGAAGTGCTGATCCGTAGTTAAATGCTTCCATCTGCTTTTCGCATTTAACTCGTTAATTTATTCCGAGGATCgggctaaataaataatatagtaaaCTCTCAACGCTTAGAGCTcttcataaatatgtatttgcaaATCGAGTGTTTTAGTTGTTCTATGTTAATTAAGAGGAGAGTTTCATCTTGAGCATCTGGCCGTGtggtaaataatatttacatatctCGACATTTGCATAGCTAACGACAAAAACTGTTCCCAcaaaacgagagagagagagggagagagagagagcccTACATTCTCTTAGCATGTCTCTGGGGCTGATAAAACACACCCATGATAACCTCCGGTTCAGGTTTAAACCTTTGTCTCAAACCCCGAAGGAGTTTACAAATTAATGCGAACTCGCACGTGTTAATTCAAGGAtgtgctcctgctgctcctgcttctGCTCTTGGCGCTACTTTATCCTTTTCTGCATGTGGTTCGTATTTGGcatcaaatttgcatattagAAAACTTTTCTGCTTGTGaaatgtcagtttaatatGCGTGAAGTAGTTTTGTCTGCTTGTAAAATGCGCTTAAGAAAAACTCAAGTTTATATAGTCTTAGTTTTCCATCTGGGAAATTGTGTGTGCGGCAAATTCAGACTTGCCAAGCCCCAAATACAATTCGTGGGtggcataaataattaagGCAAATTTAGAACATGTAAGGACACATTGCCCAGTCGAATGTTTGCTTACTACTGTGTTAAAAAGATGTAAAAATTGCAAGCGAAATTGTGAAATATTGTAAGGCAATCTTctgaatgaaataattattttttttttaattttaatgacatatttaaaagtaataaaaaatttttaaaataagagttaaaataaatgtatgtaattagaATGTATTCTTTTAAGGAAACCCAATTCAAAATGAGTATAcctagaattttattttttatctatgcATTTTTTCgcgtttgtttttatactGTGTATTAAAGGTGGAAAAacatggatttttttttataaaaataaaaaaaaaaatcggcaCGCGAACAAAACTTTAGCCTTTCAGACAAgttatttatgtgttttggTGAGTGCGAAAaacgttttaaaaattacaacaccattttttaatgttaactaatttattaaaaactaaaatattcttaggatcattttatcatttattccAGTTGCAGCTCGGGTGACTTTTCCGTCTTCAGAGCAACCTGAGAGCCCTTCTCGGCGAACATAAACTGTATGAGGATGACCAGATAAGTAACGACAGCAGCACACATCTAAAAAAGTAAGAGGGttattaaaatactattttattttaaacatcaAAAAACGAACACTGCTCAGCAGATGCAGATTAAGACTAAAAAAATCCTTGGCGGTCAGCACAAAACGTTGATGTAGAGTTTGTAAAAGAAATTCGCAGACCAAATCGTTGTAGCGTTTACAGCCGAGAGGTTTAACCAGCTTAGAGATAAGACAACCGATCTGACGACTCTAAAAAGAATgccatattttaaaagaatatatactaaaataaatgtgCATCTCACATGATTAATACTCTGCTGACAGTGCCAACAAATGACCGAGAAAATCACTCCCAAGTTGCCTAAAATGCCCAAATGAAAGATAATCGTGGCTAAAGAATCGGGCTTAAGCAGCAGATTCTTAACCAGCCAATATGAGTTGAAGACAAAGCTTAagaataaaactataaatatgatCAAGAGACTGTTGCCATAGCTTAAATTGATCACAGCAAACAGTTGATTCAGTTGGCTACAACGAAGTTTTAACTGAACAACAGACTCAACATCTGGAGACTGTCCAAGACGTATCGATTGTTGTCTGGCCAAGAGATTTAAGCTCTTCCGAACACAGACCACACGTACATTGGCTACCAAAACATCGGAGAGAAAGCCATAGAGTCTCAGTTGTAAGCCCAAATAACTGGGAATTGTATACCAAAAGAGAGACAAGTTACTCTGATCATTTAGCCAAATTCTACAGGAGCAGACTACAAACATAATTGCAAAGCTGGGCAAGAGAGCAAAACAAATGGAGAGAGCAACTGAGCGATGATAATCAAAGTGGCTGCGTTCCTGCTCCCAAAGTGGTCGATGATTGCGACGTTGCAGAAAAGTGTCCAACAAAATGATGAGATGACCTGAGGTCAGCAGAAGGAACAACGTGTGTGTAATCAAACAGTCGAGTGCACACTTCTCAAAGATCGGAGAACGTGTTGCTGTGTGTGTCCAGATCAAGGGATACCAACAGAGCCAAACACCAAGTATCAACAACTGCAAACGATGGAGATTTAAATTCCAACGGACTCCAAAGAAACACAGCACTAAATGGAACAACTGACGTGAGATTCTCAACAACTGCATGGCGACTAATGGAAAAACAATCAAAGGAATATTTAAATGACGGTACAAATGTGGAAAGCACTTAACGGAATATGAAATGTAGCTAAAAGTGTGGAAAATAAGTGGAGTGAAATATGTAAAGGAGCTAAAAGTGCAATGTCAGCAGAGTTCAAGCCATTCATCATTGTCGtaattataaaagtaatttctGTTAAGAACCCTAAGACCcttgagaaaaaaatatgtgaatgaATGTAAAATTCTAGATGGGGAAACATTGCAAAaagataaacttttatttacaatttcttACACATTAGCTTaactctttttttaattaatagtaGACAATTAagtaatacttaaataaatatatttttttacaaatcaGAGAGGTGTGTTCTACATATCTCTAAAAGCTCAAAAGCAACCCAAATggaattgttggtgttcctggcaacacattgctttcaaatgtctaagaAATTGGTCAGAGATTTGACCTAATGCAATATCTactgaattaaattatattttaaattgtataaaaattgttaataaattgtaaaaagttgttaagaaatttgacaaaatgtaattattactGCATtgagttaaattattttttggattGACTAAAAActgcatatattaaaaatttaatgaattatataaatagtataaaatatttctaagcttaatgattttttaaacttacagTAAATTTGAGgcagccaattttttttttgtcttgggAAATATGCTCGAAAAAATTAAACCTCTGACATTTAAGGAACAACGAAatttcgaacggttgttttttaaagcaaatctCCTCAAaaaactctagagatttctggagcACATTTGAGTATTATTactaaaattcattaaaatgtctgcagctttattaaattaattaacttcgGCTAAAATTTTTCGACAAACgtttattagaaaaaaatacaagtaaaataaagcttttgataaaaagttattttattattttgtatgtcaaaaataaaaattaaaaataagtagaaattaattataaaaattaggttttttaGTGTATGTGAAGTGagtttttcaaatacaaattataaaaataactgatactaattttttgatagaaaaaaaatgtttattttttcaaatttcatttttaatgagaataattttgttgatctTTGGAATGAGCGTACTCACATTTTCGGTGCTCGCATCGCCGTACCAGAAGAGGGATGTGATAAGAGTGCCCATGGCCAGGCAGGTGGCACCATTGAAGACATAGAGATAGAGCTGTTGGTCCCTGTAGGCCTCCGTGATGATCCAGTAGGCATTGGAGACAAACTCAAAGCCGCACATCACCTGCAGACCCAACATGCCCCAGCCATAGCAATCGCTGAAGGTCTCGTAGCTTTCGAAGATGCGGTCATAGGTCAAACGCAATGTCTGCAACTGTCTGCTCTCGTCTAGGCCAAAGGGCTGCCAAATATCATTGCCATCGGCCAGGCTAAGAAGTGAGTGTCGCAGTTGAAGAGCTCGTTGATTCATCTCAATCACCTGCTCGATCAGTTGCACGTAGCGAAAGCGCAGCAACCACATTTGTGGCATGGTCGACGACAAAACCGGCGAGACACTACCTCTCGAATTGGCCCAAAACTTGGCCAAATCGCAGGCTAACTGGATGCCAATAAGTAGCAAAAGTCTCAAGGCCCTTTTGCAACCCCGTGACATTCCCAGACGTTGCATCTGCAGCTGGGATTGAAAACGCAAGTCCATCAATCGGGCATGGGATCTATGTTTGAGAGCACTCTCAAGTTGCAGGAGCAGACCCAGCAAGGAGTAGCCAATAAATAGAGCCGTGCCACTGATATAACCAATGGATAAACCTGCTGTCCTCCACAGGAAACTGAAGCCGGTCGAGACAATCACCAGTAAGTAAGCTGACCAAAGACAACGAATAAACAATGCGAATAAAAAGCGAAATAACTGAGAACAAGGCGGCAATGGAACCAAGCCCATTAACCAGTAAATTCCCAAGAGACTGCGTGCAGTTAGACACTCGACCGATTTCATACCGCTCTCCAAGAAATCTCAACCTAAACTAAGTCGAGACACGCCCTTAAGTTGAAGGACACTAAAATATTctaaacagaaaaaaacaatacatcATAAATGACAGCCTAAGTGAGCCATAAAATAATAGAGCTGTAAAAATGTAGATAGAAACAGATactaaataacaatttcttaaaataagaagtaAGTGATTTACTTACAGTTACAATTTCCTACTTATAAAAATCTTATTCTGAACTTTTTCACAAATCTGATTGGATTTTCTAGGTCTTTTTCAATCCACCAACTTAAAAATTTCGGACCGCCAACCTTACATTTTCTTAGTagtgaatataattttaattataataagatttaattttacatttttatattcaaattgtttttacaccttaatatatttttatagtattttGTTCCCTCTGTCAACTGCTTTTAGTTGAcgtcaaataaaaacataaaaatattaaatatctaactaataataaaaattgttctcTTGATTCTTttctcaaaaaatttaaaaaaattcttccttcgttttttttaaataaaacaaaattattaactagttgttaaactaaaattttttttttcaaataatagtataactttgatttaatttattatgctcaaaaatgtatttttcaatattttgcaGTACAAATTGATGCAGtttataaaagtatttctaaattttgttacctttttatatttttggtatgtatatttaatttttattataaaatttaaatgttttttcataccaatttaatttttatattgattttataaatttttatacagaCCAATGTGGTAATTTCTTCCTTATGATGATATGagtattttgaaattcttaaagAAAACTGACAACACAGAAGCAAATgtttagaaaatgttttttcatcTGTATACCCTTTACGAAAACTCGTAACTCTTAAATAATTGTCAAGTGACAGTCTTAAGTGTCTCCTATTCAACTTCGAGTAGTTGCTTGTTAATAGTTAATTTTAGTTGCTTCCCAACGAATTAGTGATGGAATTTTCGATGATGTCGGGGGGTAAATAAGTAGTACAAAATTTATCCATTTCAAGTTGTGGATAAACCCGAGGCGCTTTTTGTCGAAATTTCTTAGCAAAACCACGGAGAAAGTACGATGATGCGAGTGGCTGATGTGGTGGCAATCGAGCTCTGGAATCCGATTAAAAACTTGAACCATCAAActttgctctctttctctttctctctctctctctctatctttatcTATCACtcagtctgtctctctctctctctctggatTGAAGCGATGTGGGCGCAGTTCAAATGGCTGCCGGTTTATGAATTATGCATTTTAGCCCGAGGGGAACTTTTCCGTTCAAAGCTAAAAATTATCCGCTTTTTTTCACAACTTGACTGGCAACTAAAAAGGGTTGTGGTTACTTTGAAGATTAGGCTGAACCGTTTGGTTGCTATGGCTGCTGTGGCTTACGCATTTCTCCCTCTGTATCTTAGAATTTCCCGAATTTCCTCGACACCCCCTTTTGCATTTATAAGTGCGCacaaaatgcataatttacaaatatataactgTCGAGAATTGCAAATaactatttatgtataatttatatctAAATGTTTAAGAAGAAAATGTGCGTAAATTCTTTTTATCGATTTCTTTTACTATAAATAGTCtataatctttaaaattatcttttttatatccattattttgtttctgttttttttttgctctgaTTTTTCCTTATGTGTGTTTAGTCTGCTTTCGGAATTCAAGACATATTCGAAGTCTctaaatcgactcggctattgatactgttcaagaatatatataccataAATTGAATAACTAGGGTATCTGTTCTTGGGTTATCATTCCCAAATATGTTTGGGTGAAAGTTTATGACAGGCAGATGGAGGCTGCTGTCTGATAACCCAAGAACAGATACCCTATTTATTCTCTTCTACAgggtattacaattttttctgcaaatatatgtttagtattaaaaaactaGTGAGGAGATGTCAGTCATTTTGCTTCAGGTAGTACATTAGTCGGATCTGGCCAGAACGGACCAAAAAAAAGAGCTGgggagagag includes the following:
- the LOC117779602 gene encoding uncharacterized protein LOC117779602; its protein translation is MANKYKLTESDLEISWDLDFIDKLLKCYDIEVESDTRRYLLDLSYTLARNQLVEARRFANLSNKTCIDVEDIKISQMEKTEDFQLGTLQLTKPIVQHLTTPSVTTSLLLPPWRNCQVGANAELKQLLVESDANKCTNNGATPNKLPRLSQRCPKSNF
- the LOC117780666 gene encoding uncharacterized protein LOC117780666, whose product is MNPSFEEMWNGSSSPENATTDVSNIFASMQPYQVPFEKPTGSDAQMVSAYKAVHTWNILEAPNDLEMIQSKTICRKCMLHTKVCRQFGHNLKRYETELHMAKQMNFNQTI
- the LOC117779603 gene encoding gustatory receptor 23a, which codes for MKSVECLTARSLLGIYWLMGLVPLPPCSQLFRFLFALFIRCLWSAYLLVIVSTGFSFLWRTAGLSIGYISGTALFIGYSLLGLLLQLESALKHRSHARLMDLRFQSQLQMQRLGMSRGCKRALRLLLLIGIQLACDLAKFWANSRGSVSPVLSSTMPQMWLLRFRYVQLIEQVIEMNQRALQLRHSLLSLADGNDIWQPFGLDESRQLQTLRLTYDRIFESYETFSDCYGWGMLGLQVMCGFEFVSNAYWIITEAYRDQQLYLYVFNGATCLAMGTLITSLFWYGDASTENSRQIGCLISKLVKPLGCKRYNDLVCEFLLQTLHQRFVLTAKDFFSLNLHLLSSMCAAVVTYLVILIQFMFAEKGSQVALKTEKSPELQLE